GTGCGGAACAACATTTGCTGCTCGACTTGGTGGTAGAAGACCAGACCGTCGGCCTCAAACGCATGCGCGCAGGTGAAGTGGCGGCGTGTGTCTGCGCCAGTGAGCGACCGGTGGCTGGTGCGCGCAGCGTGCTGTTGGGGGCGATGCGTTACCGAGCGATGGCGAGCCCGGCGTTTATTGCCCGGCATTTTCCCGACGGTGTGCGTGCCGATCAGTTAGCCAAAACCCCGGCCCTGGTGTTTGGCCCGGATGATTTCCTACAGCATCGCTACCTCGCATCCCTCGGTGTGGAGGGCGGTTTCGAACACCATTTATGCCCATCGTCCGAAGGGTTTCTTCGTCTCACGGAAGCAGGGCTTGGCTGGGGCCTGGTGCCTGAATTGCAGGTGCGCGAGCAACTTGAGCGCGGCATCCTGCAGGAGCTTTTGCCAGATAAGCCGATCGATGTGCCGCTGTACTGGCATCATTGGCGCAATGGCGGTCAGCTGTTGGGGTTACTCACCGATCAATTGGTGCGCTCGTCAAAGCAATGGCTGGTGCCGTTGGGCTGACGGGCAGCGTCAAGACCTCATGCCCTGCGCCCTACGCCCTACGCAATATGCAAAGCGCAAAACGCAAAACGAAATATTCGGAGCAATTCATGAAGATTCTGGTCACCGGCGCAAGCGGCTTCATTGGCGGACGCTTTGCGCGTTTCGCCCTGGAGCAGGGCCTGGACGTGCGGGTCAACGGTCGCCGGGCCGAAAGCGTCGAGCATCTGGTGCGCCGTGGCGCCGAGTTCATTCAGGGCGACTTGAGCGACCCGCAACTGGCTCGCGACCTGTGTTCAGACGTCGAAGCTGTGGTCCATTGCGCCGGCGCAGTGGGTTTGTGGGGGCGGTATCAGGACTTTCATCAGGGTAACGTCGAAGTCACCGAGAACGTGGTCGAAGCCTGTCTGAAACAACGGGTCCGGCGTCTGGTGCACTTGTCGTCGCCGTCGATCTACTTCGATGGCCGCGATCATCTGGGGTTGACCGAAGACCAGGTGCCCAAGCGCTTCAAACATCCCTACGCCGCAACCAAATACCTGGCCGAGCAAAAAGTCTTTGGGGCGCAGGAATTCGGCCTCGAAACCCTGGCCCTGCGCCCGCGTTTCGTGACGGGCGCCGGCGACATGAGCATTTTCCCGAGACTGCTGAAGATGCAGCGCAAGGGGCGGTTGGCGATCATCGGCAATGGCCTGAACAAGGTCGACTTCACCAGCGTGCAAAACCTCAATGAAGCGTTGCTCAGCAGCTTGCTGGCCAGTGGTTCGGCGTTGGGCAAGGCCTACAACATCAGCAACGGAGCGCCGGTTCCGTTGTGGGATGTGGTGAATTACGTGATGCGTCAGATGGATGTCCCACAGGTTACCCGTTACCGTTCCTACGGTCTGGCCTACAGCCTTGCCGCGCTCAACGAGGGTGTGTGCAAGCTGTGGCCAGGTCGTCCCGAGCCGACCCTGTCGCGGCTGGGCATGCAAGTCATGAACAAAAACTTCACCCTGGACATCAGCCGCGCACGGCATTATCTGGACTACGATCCGAAAGTCAGCCTCTGGACCGCCCTTGATGAGTTCTGCGGCTGGTGGAAGGCTCAGGACATTCGCTGACACACAAGGACGGCCCCTTACTGAACCGAGTTCGGGGTTCAGGGTCAACCGGTGCGGCAGCGGGGGTTATACTTCGCCGCATCAAGCCATCACCGCGTTCCACAAAGGTTGACCCTAATGCCCATGCGTAACGATGCCAACGACGACTTCGATGTCCCGAGCCTGCGCGCCGACAGCCTCGATGACGATGATTTTCCGACCACCGCTCGCACTGCCGTGCATTCGCGCACCGCACCGGTGGTCAAGGTCAAAGGCCCGAGCACCGGCCCCCTGTGGGCATTGGTCGGCGCGTTGTTCTTTGCCTTCGCCGGCCTTGCCTGGTGGAGTTTTCAGCAGATCTCGCTGATGGAACAGCAACTGGTGGCGACCCAGGAAAGTTTCGCGCGCATCAGTGAGGAAGCGGCGGGGCGCTTGCAGGACATTTCCGGCAAGGTCGTGGCCAGCCAGTCCAACGTAAACACAGGCAGTGAAGCGTTGAAGCTGCAAATCAAACAGCTCGAAGGCAAACTCCAGGACCAGAGCAAGCAGCTGGAAAGCAAGCTTCAGGACCAGAGCAAAGGCGTACTCGGCCAGACCTCCGAACTGGACAAGCGTCTGGCGCAAATGACCGCACAAGCCACCGAACAACAAACCGCCAATGCTCAGTTGCAGGCCCAGGTCAAAGCCTTGAGCGGCGAACTGGCCGCGTTGAAGAGCGCGTCGGACGATACCAGCCAATTCGACGCCCAACTGAAAAGCCTGGGCGCTGACATCGTCGCGCTGAAGAAACAAGGCAACCCGAGCGCCGCCATCGAGCGCCTGGAGCAAGAAATGATCGTGCTCAAAAGCCAACAGGACAACCGCCCGGCCGCCGCGCAAGGTGGCACCAACATCGCCGAGTTCGACGCCTTCCGTGGCCAGGTCACCCGCAATATCAACACCCTGCAGGCACAGATCCAGAATCTGCAGCAACAGCTGCGCACCCGGTCTCAATAGCGCGATGCAGTGATGGGGCCTGTGGCGTTGATCGTTCCCACGCAGAGCGTGGGAATGATCGGTCGGTGGGGTTAGCGAACCGTGTCCTCCCGCCCCCGCAACACTCTATTCGGCATGGCAATCGCCGCCGCCAGCCCCAGCAGCGACACCGCCGCGCTGACCATCAGCAAATGCCGAAAGGTCAGCAGCAGTTCAGCCCGCAGAGCGTTTTGTGCATCCCCTGGAGCGGCGTTCAAACCATCGAGCAAGACATTCCCCGAACTCCCTTCGGCCATCAACGACGAGCCCGCCAGATGAGCGAAACTCGAATCCTGTAACAACGCCAGCAACAGCGCCGACATCAACGCCACGCCCACTGCACCACCCAGAGAGCGAAACAGATTGGTGGTGCTGGTGGCGACGCCGATGTCCCGTTGTTCCACCGAGTTTTGCGTACCCACCAACGATGTCGGGAACTGCATGCCGCTGGCGATGCCGCTGAGCAACATGAACAGGCTGCTCAGCACAAACGCCTGAGGCGCACTGAGCGCCATGCCGAGAATCGAGAACGGCATCAGCAGGGCGCCGGTCAGGATCATCGGTTTGTAACGACCGGTCACCGAGGTCTGGCGTCCGGCGAAATACGCGCCTATTGGCAAGCCCATGGCCAGCGGCAACAGATGCAGCGCAGCGCTGTCGGCCCCGGCGCCGGTGACGCTCTGGAAGCGCAGCGGCATCAGCACAATCAAGGAAATCGCCTGGAAACTGGTGAAGAAAATCGTGCACCAGCAAAGAATCGCACTGCGATTGGCGAACAAATGCATCGGCAGCAACGGTTCCCGCGCCCGCCGTTCATGCCAGACGAACACGGCCAGCACCACCACCGCACAACCGAGCAACCCCGACACTTCGGTGCTGCGCCACGAATAGCCCTGGCCAACCTGAGTAATGCCCAGCAACAACGCCGTCAGGCCGATGATCATCAGCAATGTGCCGAAGTAGTCGATGATCGGCTTGCGCTGCGGCACTGGCAGCCCCACCAGCGTGCGGTGGGCCACCCGCCAGGCAACCAGGCCCAGTGGAATATTGATCAGGAACACCCAGCGCCAGGACAGGTATTCGGTCATGTAGCCACCGAGAACCGGGCCGGCCACGCTGGCCACCGCGTACATGCTGCTGAAGTAACCCTGATAGCGACCGCGTTCGCGGGGTGGAACGATGTCGCCGATGATTGCCTGGCTCACCGAAATCATCCCGCCGGCGCCGATGCCCTGAAGGATCCGCGCCAGCACCAATTGCTCCATGCTCTGCGCCATGCCGCAGAACAACGACGCCAGGGTGAATAGCCCCATGCCGAACAGCATCAATTTGCGGCGGCCATACAGATCGCCGAGTTTGCCGTAGATCGGCACCGCCACAGTCATCGCCACCATGTACCCGGAAATCACCCAGGCCAGCAGGCTGACATCCTTGAATTGCGCGGAAATGGCCGGCATCGACACGGCGACGATGGTCTGGTCCAGCGCGCCCAGAAAGATCGCCAGCATCAGGGCGATCAGCACGCTGCGAATGGCCGGTTTGGGCGTTTCAGGCTGGTTGAGATTGGTCACGGGTAAAACCTGCGGGCAGTAATGGGCCCGCAGCGGGCAAGGCGAGCGGGATGCTCGCCAGTGTAGATCGGTAGTAGGCTATTCGATAGCCTCGTATGGAAGCCCGACGTAATTTTCGGCAATGGTTTTTCGGCCCGCCTCAGAGTCCACGAAATAGGCCAGTTCCGATTCGCTGATGCGCTGGCTGAACGCGTCGTGCTCGTCGAAGCGATGCAACATCGAGGTCATCCACCAGGAAAACCGCTCGGCTTTCCACACCCGACGCAAGCAGACCTCGGAATACTTCTCCAGCAAATCCACACGCCCTTCGCGGTACACCTTCAGCAGAATATTGAACAACGTACTGACGTCACTGGCCGCCAGGTTCAAACCCTTGGCGCCGGTGGGCGGGACGATGTGAGCGGCGTCGCCGACCAGGAACATCCGCCCGTACTGCATCGGCTCGACCACGAAACTGCGCAGCGGCGCGATGCTTTTTTCGATCGACGGACCGGTCACCAGCGCGTCGGCGAGGGCGGCTGGCAGACGGGATTTGAGCTCATCCCAGAAGCGTTGATCGGACCAGTCTTCAACTTTGTCCTGGGCCGGGACCTGAAGGTAATAACGGGTGCGTGTCGGCGAACGCATGCTGCACAACGCAAAACCCCGTTCGTGCCGTGCATAGACCAACTCTTCATGCACCGGTGGCGTGTCAGCGAGAATCCCCAGCCAGCCGAACGGATACACCCGCTCGAACACCTTCAGGCAGTCAGCGGGGATCGATTGTCGCGCCACGCCATGGAAGCCGTCGCAACCGGCGATGTAGTCACAATCGAGTCGATACGTTTCGCCGTCCTTGTCGAAGGTGACAAAGGGTTCGGCGGTTTTCATGCCGTGGGGGACGACATTGCTGGCTTCATAGATCGTCTGTGCACCGCCGTCCCGACGAGCGGCCATCAGATCGCGGGTGACCTCGGTCTGGCCATAGATCGTTACAGTTTTGCCGCCAGTCAGCGCCTGCAAATCGATGTGTACCCGGCGCCCGTCGAGGGCCAGTTCGAAGCCTGCATGGACCAGCCCTTCGGCATCCATGCGCTGACCCACCCCGGCCTGACGCAACAGCTCTACCATGCCTTGTTCGAGGACACCGGCGCGGATACGTCCGAGCACGTAGTCCGGGGTCTGGCGCTCGAGGATCAGAGTGTCGATGCCGGCGTTATGCAGCAATTGGCCGAGTAGCAAGCCAGAGGGGCCGGCACCGATGATCGCGACTTGGGTTTTCAGTGTTTTCATTGTTTTTATGACTCGCAAGCTCCACACGACCAAGGCCGGTGAATGATTTTTATGGATCGAGTACTTGCATTTTTCACTTGCGGGTCTGTCAATTGAAGGGGAAAACTGAGCCGATACCTGTACATTCTGCCAATCGGTGCGATTATCGCCCCGTTACCCTCGAGGCCTGGATTGAAGTGATGAACAAGCCTGACCTGCCATCGATTCCGGTGTTCAAACTCTACGGTGAAAGCCTGGACTGGCCGACCCCTGACTTGTTGCACTGTGAAACCATTTCCAAACGCAGCCGCGAACATCAATGGGAAATCAAACCCCATCGCCACGCCGATTTGTGTCAGTTGCTCTTCGTCTTCAAAGGTCAGGCAGAGCTTGAGATCGAAGGCAAACGCTCAAAATTGACCGAGCCGGCAATCCTGATTCTGCCGCCGTTATCGGTGCATGGTTATCGCTTTTCCGAGGACGTCGAAGGTTTCGTCGTCACGCTGGCCGCGCCGCTGATCGCTCACCTGCAAGCACAACTGGGCAATTCGGTGAACGCTCTGGCACAGGCCGAAAGCTACCCGGCGGGCAAGGACAGCGAGTACCTCAACAGCCTGTTTTCGGCGCTGCAAAGCGAGTACACCGGCCATCAACCGGCGCGGGAAATGCTCATGCATTCGCTGGTCAGCGTGATTATGGTGTGGATCAGCCGTCAGGTGATTCAGCGCCAAACCGCCACTCAGCGTCCGCAGCGGGCCCGGGAATACCTCAACGGCTTTATTCAACTGGTGGAAGAAACCTATCGCCAGCACGTCAAGGTCGAGGACCTGGCTCATCGGCTGGGGATTTCCGTGTCTCATCTCAACGGCACGTGCCGTGAATTGGCGGGGCAACCGGCGTTGCAGATCATGCATGAGCGTCAATTGCTGGAGGCCAAGCGCTTGCTGACCTACACCAGCATGACCATTTATGAAATGTCCGACGTGTTGGGGTTTTCCGATCCGACCAACTTCACACGCCTGTTCAGGCGTCGCGTGGGCATTTCGCCCAAGGCCTTTCGCGACCGCTTGAAGGCCGATCAGGACAACGGGGCCTGAATCCTGTGGCGAGGGGGCTTGCCCCGTTCGGCTGCGCAGCAGTCGTAATTCGGTGAATGCGGTGTTCTCATTGAAATGCTGGGGCCGCTTCGCGACCCAACGGGAGCAAGCTCCCTCGCCACAGGTGAGATCGTCATCGGAGGGCGTTGAGGGTCGCGTTGTGGGGAATGCAGCGTTCAAAGTTGCAGCTCGCGTATTCACGGGGCACTTGTCGTAACTGCTCGACCCGCCAGGCGGCTGTGCCATACAGCGCCAGCGTCGCCGCGCAAGTGATAAAAATGGCGAGGTATCTTCTTGTTTTGATGTTCATGGCGTTGACCTCTGAACGAATACCTTTCGGTACTGCTTTGAGCATAGGTCAGCGCCAGTGAGTTGCCAGCAAAGCGGCCTTCGCCGTTAACGCGATATTCAGAACACTGATATTCCCTGTGGGAGCTGTCTTGCCTGCGTTAGCGGGCTATCAGTCAGCATCATTGTTGGATGTGACGACGCCATCGCAGGCAAGCCAGCTCCCACAGGGGAGGTGTTTACAGACCGATGTCCCACCCCGGCTCTTCGGGAAATCTGATCACCAGAAAATCCAGCATGCTGCGCAACGCCGCCGGCATGTGTTTGCGTGAGGCATACACCGCATAGATGTTCATCTGCCGGGGCTCGGCCTGGGGCAGCAGGCGGATCAGTTCGCCGCTGTGGATATGCACTCCCGCCTGATAGCTCGGCAGCATCGCCACACCGGCGCCGGCGATCGTCGCGCGCAACAGCGTGCTGGCTTCGTTGGCGCTGATGTTGCCCTGCACCGGCACTGAGACGGGCTCGCCGTTCTGGTCGAAATGCCAGAGGCTTTTGCCGAAGTAGGAATGTGTCAGGCAGTTGTGCAGGCTGAGGTCCTCGACCCGTTGCGGCGTCGGGTGTTCGCGCAGGTAAGCGGGAGAGGCGCAGATCACTGAGCGGCAGACCGTCAGGCGCCGGGCGATCAGGTTCGGGTCCAGGTCGTTGCTGGTGCGGATGGCCAGGTCGATGCGTTCATCCACCAGGTTCACTGTGCGGTCGAGCATTTGCATATCGATGCTGACGCCGGGATAACGTTTGACGTAAGCCGCCATGGCGTCCGCCAGTTGCGCCTGGCCGAACGAGGTGCTGACGCTGATCCGCAGCAGGCCTCGCGGTGCGTCGTCCGGCTCGCTGACGGCGGCCTGCATGTCGGTGGACAAATCGAGCATCTGCCGACAGCGCGGCAGAATTTCCGTACCGGCGGCGGTCAGGCTCAATTTGCGTGTGGTGCGGTGCATCAGGCGTGCGCCAACCCAATCTTCCAGCTCTGCCAGATAGCGTGAAACCACCGGCCGTGAAAGGTCCAGGTGATCGGCGGCGGCCGACTGGCTGCCCAGGTCCACCACCGTGACGAACACCCGCATTGCTTGTAGACGATCCATGATTTGCCCGCTTTCAGAAACAAACTATGTTCAAGCATCGCATTTTTTGTATCGAACCAGGCAACTAAGCTCTGTCCCATCGCCAAGCACGGCATTCGGACAACGGAGCAACAGATGATCGGCTTCACTTCAATCAAACGCATTCTTCTGGCAACTGCCACGCTCGGCTTCGCGACCCATGCCGCTGCGGCGTCCACTCTGACGCTGGACGTCTACAACCCCGGCACCCACGCGATCTTCCCGGTGACCTCGGTGCTGGTCAGCGGCGAGAAGGAAGCGATTCTGGTGGACGCGCAATTCGGCAAAGCCCAGGCCGAACAGGTAGTGGAAAAAATCCGCGCCAGCGGCAAGCAACTGACCACCATCTACATCAGCCACGGTGACCCGGATTACTACTTCGGCCTCGACACCGTGACCCAAGCGTTCCCGAAAGCCAAGGTGCTGGCCTCGCAACCGACGGTTGATCACATCAAAAAAACCGTCGACGGCAAACTGGCGTTCTGGGGTCCGAAAATGGGCGCTGATGTACCGAACAAAACCATCGTGCCGCAGGTGCTCAAGGGCGACAGCCTGATGCTGGAAGGGCAGAAATTGCAGGTGATCGGCCTGGACGGCAAGCAGCCGGATCGCAGCTTTGTGTGGATCCCGTCGATCAAGGCGGTGGTCGGTGGCGTGGTTGTTGCCGAAAACATTCATGTGTGGATGGCCGACACCCAGACCCCGCAATCTCATGCCTATTGGCTGACAACGTTGCAGGCGATTGAAGCGCTGAAGCCGACCACCATTGTGCCGGGTCACTACCTCGGTGAGAGCGCTCGCTCTCTGGCGGCGGTGCAGTTCACTGCCGATTACATCAAGGCTTTCGACGAAGAAACCGCCAAGGCGAAAGACGCTGCCGAACTGATCGCCGCAATGAAAAAACGCTACCCGAGCCTGGGCGAAGAAAGCTCGCTGGAGCTGAGCGCCAAAGTCGCCAAAGGTGAGATGAAGTGGTAATCCGTCGCACTCAACTGATCGTTCCCACGCTCTGCGTGGGAATGCCTCAACGGACGCTCCGCGTTCGGCTTTGGAAGGGACGCGGAGCGTCCCGGGCTGCATTCCCACGCGGAGCGTGGGAACGATCATAAATACAGATTCACCCAAGCCAACTGGAGAAACGTCATGAGCAACATCGCAATCATCGGTGCCACCGGTCGTGCCGGTAGCCAACTGTTGGAAGAAGCCCTGCGTCGCGGTCATAGTGTCACTGCCATCGCCCGCGACACCTCGAAAATCTCCCCGCGTGCCGGTGTGGTGAGCAAAAACGTCGACGTGCTCGATGCTGCTGCTCTGCAAGCCGCCGTGGCCGGGCATGATGCGGTGATCAGCGCTGCGCATTTCTCCACCATCCCCGCCAGCGCGATTATCGAGCCGGTGAAGCAGGCCGGGGTCAAGCGTCTGCTGGTGGTGGGCGGTGCCGGTTCGCTGTTGCTGCCGGACGGCTCTCGGGTGATCGACAGCGAAGGCTTCCCGGAGGAATACAAG
This genomic stretch from Pseudomonas wuhanensis harbors:
- a CDS encoding LysR family transcriptional regulator ArgP, whose product is MFDYKLLSALAAVIEQAGFERAAQVLGLSQSAISQRIKLLEARVGQPVLVRVTPPAPTEIGRRLLNHVQQVRLLERDLQTLVPALDEEGLPERLRIALNADSLATWWAQAVGDFCAEQHLLLDLVVEDQTVGLKRMRAGEVAACVCASERPVAGARSVLLGAMRYRAMASPAFIARHFPDGVRADQLAKTPALVFGPDDFLQHRYLASLGVEGGFEHHLCPSSEGFLRLTEAGLGWGLVPELQVREQLERGILQELLPDKPIDVPLYWHHWRNGGQLLGLLTDQLVRSSKQWLVPLG
- a CDS encoding NAD-dependent epimerase/dehydratase family protein, with amino-acid sequence MKILVTGASGFIGGRFARFALEQGLDVRVNGRRAESVEHLVRRGAEFIQGDLSDPQLARDLCSDVEAVVHCAGAVGLWGRYQDFHQGNVEVTENVVEACLKQRVRRLVHLSSPSIYFDGRDHLGLTEDQVPKRFKHPYAATKYLAEQKVFGAQEFGLETLALRPRFVTGAGDMSIFPRLLKMQRKGRLAIIGNGLNKVDFTSVQNLNEALLSSLLASGSALGKAYNISNGAPVPLWDVVNYVMRQMDVPQVTRYRSYGLAYSLAALNEGVCKLWPGRPEPTLSRLGMQVMNKNFTLDISRARHYLDYDPKVSLWTALDEFCGWWKAQDIR
- a CDS encoding ATPase yields the protein MPMRNDANDDFDVPSLRADSLDDDDFPTTARTAVHSRTAPVVKVKGPSTGPLWALVGALFFAFAGLAWWSFQQISLMEQQLVATQESFARISEEAAGRLQDISGKVVASQSNVNTGSEALKLQIKQLEGKLQDQSKQLESKLQDQSKGVLGQTSELDKRLAQMTAQATEQQTANAQLQAQVKALSGELAALKSASDDTSQFDAQLKSLGADIVALKKQGNPSAAIERLEQEMIVLKSQQDNRPAAAQGGTNIAEFDAFRGQVTRNINTLQAQIQNLQQQLRTRSQ
- a CDS encoding MDR family MFS transporter, translated to MTNLNQPETPKPAIRSVLIALMLAIFLGALDQTIVAVSMPAISAQFKDVSLLAWVISGYMVAMTVAVPIYGKLGDLYGRRKLMLFGMGLFTLASLFCGMAQSMEQLVLARILQGIGAGGMISVSQAIIGDIVPPRERGRYQGYFSSMYAVASVAGPVLGGYMTEYLSWRWVFLINIPLGLVAWRVAHRTLVGLPVPQRKPIIDYFGTLLMIIGLTALLLGITQVGQGYSWRSTEVSGLLGCAVVVLAVFVWHERRAREPLLPMHLFANRSAILCWCTIFFTSFQAISLIVLMPLRFQSVTGAGADSAALHLLPLAMGLPIGAYFAGRQTSVTGRYKPMILTGALLMPFSILGMALSAPQAFVLSSLFMLLSGIASGMQFPTSLVGTQNSVEQRDIGVATSTTNLFRSLGGAVGVALMSALLLALLQDSSFAHLAGSSLMAEGSSGNVLLDGLNAAPGDAQNALRAELLLTFRHLLMVSAAVSLLGLAAAIAMPNRVLRGREDTVR
- the pobA gene encoding 4-hydroxybenzoate 3-monooxygenase, producing MKTQVAIIGAGPSGLLLGQLLHNAGIDTLILERQTPDYVLGRIRAGVLEQGMVELLRQAGVGQRMDAEGLVHAGFELALDGRRVHIDLQALTGGKTVTIYGQTEVTRDLMAARRDGGAQTIYEASNVVPHGMKTAEPFVTFDKDGETYRLDCDYIAGCDGFHGVARQSIPADCLKVFERVYPFGWLGILADTPPVHEELVYARHERGFALCSMRSPTRTRYYLQVPAQDKVEDWSDQRFWDELKSRLPAALADALVTGPSIEKSIAPLRSFVVEPMQYGRMFLVGDAAHIVPPTGAKGLNLAASDVSTLFNILLKVYREGRVDLLEKYSEVCLRRVWKAERFSWWMTSMLHRFDEHDAFSQRISESELAYFVDSEAGRKTIAENYVGLPYEAIE
- a CDS encoding helix-turn-helix domain-containing protein, producing MNKPDLPSIPVFKLYGESLDWPTPDLLHCETISKRSREHQWEIKPHRHADLCQLLFVFKGQAELEIEGKRSKLTEPAILILPPLSVHGYRFSEDVEGFVVTLAAPLIAHLQAQLGNSVNALAQAESYPAGKDSEYLNSLFSALQSEYTGHQPAREMLMHSLVSVIMVWISRQVIQRQTATQRPQRAREYLNGFIQLVEETYRQHVKVEDLAHRLGISVSHLNGTCRELAGQPALQIMHERQLLEAKRLLTYTSMTIYEMSDVLGFSDPTNFTRLFRRRVGISPKAFRDRLKADQDNGA
- a CDS encoding LysR family transcriptional regulator, producing the protein MDRLQAMRVFVTVVDLGSQSAAADHLDLSRPVVSRYLAELEDWVGARLMHRTTRKLSLTAAGTEILPRCRQMLDLSTDMQAAVSEPDDAPRGLLRISVSTSFGQAQLADAMAAYVKRYPGVSIDMQMLDRTVNLVDERIDLAIRTSNDLDPNLIARRLTVCRSVICASPAYLREHPTPQRVEDLSLHNCLTHSYFGKSLWHFDQNGEPVSVPVQGNISANEASTLLRATIAGAGVAMLPSYQAGVHIHSGELIRLLPQAEPRQMNIYAVYASRKHMPAALRSMLDFLVIRFPEEPGWDIGL
- a CDS encoding MBL fold metallo-hydrolase, whose protein sequence is MIGFTSIKRILLATATLGFATHAAAASTLTLDVYNPGTHAIFPVTSVLVSGEKEAILVDAQFGKAQAEQVVEKIRASGKQLTTIYISHGDPDYYFGLDTVTQAFPKAKVLASQPTVDHIKKTVDGKLAFWGPKMGADVPNKTIVPQVLKGDSLMLEGQKLQVIGLDGKQPDRSFVWIPSIKAVVGGVVVAENIHVWMADTQTPQSHAYWLTTLQAIEALKPTTIVPGHYLGESARSLAAVQFTADYIKAFDEETAKAKDAAELIAAMKKRYPSLGEESSLELSAKVAKGEMKW
- a CDS encoding NAD(P)-dependent oxidoreductase; translated protein: MSNIAIIGATGRAGSQLLEEALRRGHSVTAIARDTSKISPRAGVVSKNVDVLDAAALQAAVAGHDAVISAAHFSTIPASAIIEPVKQAGVKRLLVVGGAGSLLLPDGSRVIDSEGFPEEYKAEASAGAEFLNTLRREKDLDWTFLSPSAEFVEGERTSTFRVGKDDLLVSAEGRSWITFADFAIALLDEVEAPKHSRQRFTVGY